The Chitinophaga parva genome has a window encoding:
- a CDS encoding arginase → MKNIKIIEVKSEIGAGTRGASLGVEAIKIAALDFMSNFFVHFPSESIETENRLLFEPIESPYAKRVKGVYTMYERISKSVYDTVKSNWFPVVLSGDHSNAGATIAGLKMAHPDAKLGVIWIDAHADLHTPYTTPSGNLHGMPLATAIAEDNQDCKNHELDENTVQWWEKLKNIGNISPKVLPEDVVFISLRDYEKEEDYLIRKYGMKVITTSEVRRKGAEAVSRSVFRYLSDCDYIYVSFDVDSLDASISRGTGTPVSNGLREREAEDLISKFMQHRKICCFEITEVNPTLDRENLMAEIAFNILQRSVNVLMMN, encoded by the coding sequence ATGAAGAATATTAAGATAATTGAAGTGAAATCGGAGATCGGGGCCGGCACCCGGGGCGCTAGCCTGGGCGTGGAAGCCATCAAGATCGCGGCGCTGGACTTCATGAGTAATTTCTTTGTGCATTTTCCCTCAGAATCCATTGAAACAGAGAACCGGCTGCTGTTTGAGCCCATAGAATCCCCTTACGCCAAAAGAGTGAAAGGCGTATACACCATGTACGAGCGCATCAGCAAAAGCGTGTACGATACGGTAAAATCCAACTGGTTTCCCGTGGTACTTTCCGGCGATCACAGTAACGCCGGCGCCACCATTGCGGGCCTCAAAATGGCCCACCCGGATGCAAAACTGGGCGTGATCTGGATAGACGCACACGCCGATCTCCATACGCCTTACACCACCCCCTCCGGCAACCTGCATGGCATGCCCCTGGCCACCGCCATCGCGGAAGATAACCAGGATTGTAAAAATCACGAGCTGGATGAAAACACGGTGCAGTGGTGGGAAAAGCTGAAGAACATTGGCAATATCTCTCCCAAGGTGCTGCCGGAAGACGTGGTATTTATCTCCCTGCGGGATTACGAAAAAGAAGAAGACTACCTCATCCGTAAATACGGCATGAAAGTGATCACCACCAGCGAGGTAAGGCGCAAAGGTGCGGAAGCTGTATCGCGCAGCGTATTCCGTTACCTCAGCGATTGTGATTACATCTACGTTTCCTTTGATGTGGACAGCCTGGATGCATCTATCAGCCGCGGCACCGGCACCCCTGTGAGCAACGGCCTGCGGGAGCGGGAAGCGGAAGATCTCATTTCCAAATTCATGCAGCACCGCAAGATCTGCTGCTTCGAGATCACGGAAGTAAACCCCACCCTGGACCGGGAGAACCTCATGGCTGAAATAGCGTTCAACATCCTGCAGCGCAGCGTGAATGTGCTGATGATGAACTAG
- a CDS encoding acyl-CoA dehydrogenase, with translation MNYQLTEEHLMIRKAARDFAVNELLPGVIERDEHQKFPAAQIQQLGQLGFMGMMVSPKYGGAGLDTISYTIAMEEISKIDASVSVCMSVNNSLVCWGLEAFGTEEQKQKYLVPLATGQIIGAFLLSEPEAGSDATSQRTIAADKGDHYLLNGTKNWITNGNSASVYLVIAQTHVEKGSKGINVFIVEKSSPGITVGAKENKLGIRGSDTHSIMFQDVKVPKENRIGEDGFGFKFAMKTLAGGRIGIASQALGIAAGAYELALNYSKQRKAFGKEISQHQAIQFKLADMATQIEAARLLVHKAAWEKDQHLDYTLSGSMAKVFASETAMAVTVEAVQIHGGYGYVKEYHVERLMRDAKITQIYEGTSEVQRIVISRSILA, from the coding sequence ATGAATTACCAGTTAACGGAGGAACACCTGATGATCCGCAAGGCAGCCCGCGATTTTGCGGTGAATGAACTGCTGCCCGGCGTTATAGAAAGGGATGAACACCAGAAATTTCCGGCTGCACAGATCCAGCAACTCGGCCAGCTCGGTTTTATGGGTATGATGGTAAGCCCCAAGTATGGCGGCGCAGGCCTTGATACCATTTCCTACACCATTGCCATGGAGGAGATCTCCAAAATAGATGCATCCGTATCCGTGTGTATGAGCGTGAACAATTCCCTGGTTTGCTGGGGGCTGGAAGCCTTTGGCACGGAAGAACAAAAACAAAAATACCTGGTGCCCCTGGCCACGGGCCAGATCATTGGCGCTTTCCTGCTCAGTGAGCCGGAAGCCGGCAGCGACGCCACTTCCCAGCGCACCATCGCAGCAGATAAAGGGGACCATTACCTGCTCAATGGTACCAAGAACTGGATCACCAACGGCAACTCCGCCAGCGTATACCTGGTGATAGCCCAGACCCACGTGGAAAAGGGCAGCAAAGGCATCAACGTATTTATCGTGGAAAAGAGCTCTCCCGGCATTACCGTGGGGGCCAAGGAAAATAAACTGGGCATCCGCGGCAGCGATACCCACAGCATCATGTTCCAGGATGTGAAGGTGCCCAAGGAAAACCGCATTGGCGAAGACGGCTTCGGGTTTAAATTTGCGATGAAAACATTGGCCGGGGGCCGTATTGGTATTGCCTCCCAGGCCCTGGGCATTGCCGCCGGCGCGTATGAGCTGGCACTGAACTATTCCAAGCAACGCAAAGCGTTTGGCAAGGAGATCAGCCAGCACCAGGCCATCCAGTTCAAGCTGGCCGATATGGCTACCCAGATAGAAGCAGCCCGCCTGCTGGTGCACAAGGCTGCCTGGGAAAAAGACCAGCACCTGGATTATACATTGAGCGGCTCCATGGCCAAGGTATTTGCATCAGAAACTGCCATGGCCGTAACAGTGGAAGCCGTGCAGATCCACGGTGGCTACGGTTATGTAAAGGAATACCACGTAGAACGCCTCATGCGCGACGCCAAGATCACCCAGATCTATGAAGGCACTTCCGAAGTGCAGCGCATCGTGATCAGCCGTTCCATTTTAGCATAG
- a CDS encoding YggS family pyridoxal phosphate-dependent enzyme yields MSINLPAYQHVLEQLQPYGARLVAVSKIKPVADIQALYDAGQRAFGENYVQELVEKQPQLPADVQWHFIGHLQSNKVKYMAAFVSVIHTVDSLKLLQEIQKQAAKHQRVIDCLLQVHIAREETKFGLDETELFQLLADAKAAAFTHVRITGLMGMATNTDDEAQVIREFRQLKTLQEKAKAAYFADADHFKELSMGMSGDYPLALEAGSTLVRIGSLLFGARK; encoded by the coding sequence ATGTCTATCAATCTTCCCGCGTACCAGCACGTGCTGGAGCAGCTGCAGCCCTACGGCGCCCGCCTGGTGGCAGTGTCTAAAATAAAGCCGGTGGCCGATATCCAGGCGCTGTACGACGCCGGCCAGCGCGCCTTTGGTGAGAATTATGTGCAGGAGCTCGTGGAAAAGCAGCCCCAGCTCCCGGCGGATGTGCAGTGGCATTTCATTGGCCACCTGCAAAGCAATAAGGTGAAATACATGGCGGCGTTTGTGAGCGTCATCCACACGGTGGACAGCCTCAAGCTGCTGCAGGAAATACAAAAACAGGCCGCCAAACACCAGCGGGTGATAGACTGCCTGCTGCAGGTGCACATTGCCCGGGAGGAAACCAAATTTGGCCTGGACGAAACGGAGCTTTTCCAACTACTGGCGGATGCAAAAGCTGCCGCCTTTACCCATGTGCGCATTACAGGCCTTATGGGCATGGCTACCAATACGGATGATGAAGCCCAGGTGATACGCGAGTTCCGCCAGTTGAAAACCCTGCAGGAAAAAGCAAAGGCCGCTTATTTTGCAGACGCGGATCATTTCAAAGAACTGTCCATGGGCATGAGCGGCGATTATCCCCTGGCCCTGGAAGCCGGCAGCACCCTGGTGCGCATCGGCAGCCTCCTGTTTGGCGCCAGGAAATAG
- a CDS encoding TlpA disulfide reductase family protein yields MKRMLLILACFSGLTSQAGNGGPLSNGIWQGRLHRTDGVDIVFNFEVKDSAARKVIYIRNAGDRLLVDDITVSGDSVNFRMPFFDSEFKTALQPDGRLEGQWIRHLPERDMIFPFTALPKVSTRFSTAKAPTRNVTGRWATYFVSPKDTSFAVGEFKQTGSQVTGTFLTPTGDYRFLEGTVSGDTLRLSTFDGSHAYVFQATITGGHSLRNGVFYAGLSNKEDWYAHKDPKAALPAETALAGMKPGQKQLDFSFPDLDGKTVSIKDPAYRGKVVIVTLLGSWCPNCMDENAYLSRWYEENKKRGVEIIGLAYERTTDPVKSRQALQPFIHRFGITYPILLTGATPGDPQKGEKTLPQLTGIKGFPTTIFIGRNGDVKEVHTGFSGPGTGEHYETFKKEFNELVDQLLQQPVAAAY; encoded by the coding sequence ATGAAACGTATGCTTTTGATCCTTGCCTGCTTTTCCGGCCTTACCAGCCAGGCAGGTAATGGAGGGCCTCTTTCCAACGGTATCTGGCAGGGCCGCCTGCACCGTACGGATGGGGTAGACATTGTGTTCAACTTTGAAGTAAAAGACAGCGCTGCACGCAAGGTGATCTACATCCGCAATGCCGGGGATCGCCTGCTGGTAGACGATATTACCGTAAGCGGCGATTCCGTGAACTTCCGGATGCCCTTCTTCGATTCTGAATTTAAAACTGCCCTGCAGCCGGATGGCCGCCTGGAAGGCCAATGGATCCGCCACCTGCCGGAGCGGGATATGATCTTCCCGTTCACCGCGCTACCCAAAGTGAGCACCCGTTTTTCCACCGCCAAGGCGCCCACCCGCAACGTAACCGGCCGCTGGGCCACTTATTTTGTGAGCCCGAAGGACACCTCCTTTGCCGTAGGCGAATTTAAACAAACCGGCAGCCAAGTGACCGGCACCTTCCTGACCCCCACGGGTGATTACCGCTTCCTGGAGGGCACCGTGAGTGGTGATACCCTGCGCCTCAGCACCTTTGACGGCTCCCATGCTTACGTGTTCCAGGCCACCATCACGGGCGGCCATTCCCTGCGGAACGGCGTGTTCTACGCAGGCCTGAGCAACAAGGAAGACTGGTACGCCCATAAAGATCCCAAGGCTGCATTGCCGGCGGAAACCGCGCTGGCAGGCATGAAACCGGGACAAAAGCAACTGGATTTCTCTTTCCCGGACCTGGACGGCAAAACCGTATCCATCAAGGACCCAGCCTACCGGGGCAAGGTAGTGATCGTAACCCTGCTGGGCTCCTGGTGCCCCAACTGTATGGACGAAAATGCCTACCTCTCCAGGTGGTATGAAGAAAATAAGAAACGCGGCGTAGAGATCATAGGCCTGGCTTATGAGCGCACCACAGACCCGGTGAAGTCCAGGCAGGCATTGCAGCCTTTCATTCACCGCTTTGGCATTACCTACCCCATCCTGCTCACCGGCGCTACACCCGGCGATCCGCAGAAAGGAGAGAAGACCCTGCCCCAGCTTACGGGGATAAAAGGCTTTCCCACCACGATCTTCATTGGCCGGAATGGGGATGTTAAAGAAGTACACACTGGCTTCTCCGGCCCAGGTACCGGTGAGCATTACGAGACCTTCAAAAAAGAATTCAACGAACTGGTGGACCAACTGCTGCAACAGCCTGTTGCCGCGGCATACTAA
- a CDS encoding RHS repeat domain-containing protein encodes MCKLSIRHLAITCLLLTTLTACHTRSNKRLNETALQDSWYALQLQWKVKTMTQYEYIARNGEKPGSYYRKDVFNFNTDGYLSENLIYFNQGAYRDLKQVSLYLRQEYEYDDRENLVEKKAYAGDGHLNYSERFVYDDHNSLTRQTGVNGGGIDTFRISYQNKYNTGGQITERRTFAGHPAKAVSKELYTYNANGNLASEKKYASDPVKKNFYLLNSTASTYNGDWLLIKQVKKDATAGTETTLTYDLKGNVLKSLVKDDAGNIDNEATDVITYEFDKKGNWTSKTVADANGNMKAYYKRELVYF; translated from the coding sequence ATGTGTAAACTAAGTATCAGGCATTTAGCCATTACCTGCCTACTGCTCACCACCCTCACGGCCTGCCATACACGCTCTAACAAGCGGCTCAATGAAACGGCCCTGCAGGATAGCTGGTACGCCCTGCAGCTGCAATGGAAAGTGAAGACGATGACCCAGTATGAGTACATTGCCCGCAACGGCGAAAAACCAGGCTCCTACTACCGCAAAGACGTATTCAATTTCAATACAGACGGCTATCTCAGCGAAAATCTCATCTACTTCAACCAGGGCGCCTACCGCGACCTGAAACAGGTATCGCTCTACCTGCGCCAGGAATATGAATACGACGACCGCGAAAACCTGGTGGAAAAGAAAGCCTATGCCGGCGACGGCCACCTGAACTACAGTGAACGTTTTGTGTACGATGACCACAACAGCCTTACCCGCCAGACCGGCGTGAATGGCGGTGGCATAGACACCTTCCGCATCAGCTACCAGAATAAATACAACACCGGTGGCCAGATCACGGAGCGCCGCACCTTTGCAGGGCATCCCGCAAAAGCCGTATCCAAAGAGCTTTACACCTACAACGCCAACGGCAACCTGGCCTCCGAAAAGAAATACGCCAGCGATCCGGTAAAGAAAAATTTCTACCTGCTCAATAGCACCGCCTCCACTTACAATGGCGACTGGCTGCTCATCAAACAAGTAAAAAAAGACGCCACCGCCGGCACAGAAACCACCCTCACATACGACCTGAAAGGCAATGTGCTCAAGAGCCTCGTAAAAGACGACGCCGGCAACATCGACAACGAAGCGACCGACGTGATCACCTACGAGTTTGATAAAAAAGGCAACTGGACCTCCAAAACAGTGGCCGATGCCAATGGCAACATGAAAGCATATTACAAGCGGGAGCTGGTGTATTTTTAG
- a CDS encoding DUF885 domain-containing protein: MKKTVLFMLALAAGFSACRPGTGGHSSNADSTASNVFHAYTLRFADAALKQWPDFATGAGYHAYDTVLVIPGKAQQAADLDFVKAQLDSLASYDTTKLDANNLTDYYLIRNQLQSTKWEISTQKSFEWDPGTYNVSGTFATLLNEHYAPLDQRLQSFYVRLANVPAYYEAAKTLVNNPAPELQSLAIDQNLGGLSIFEKDLADSLHQSTLPDSLQKNILARAKTAAAAIRGYADWLKALKPAQPRSFRLGKALYEQKFQYNIQSTFTAAQIYDAAVARKQYLHGEMAKISRQLWPRYFGQQPMPADSLELIGRMIDTLSTVHVKPEDFQHAISEEIPRLEAFIKEKNLLYLDASKPLVVRKEPAYMAGVAGASISAPGPFDKNGNTYFNVGSLAGWPKEKAESYLREYNQYILQILCIHEAIPGHYTQLVYSNQSPSLIKSLLGNGAMVEGWAVYTEQMMLENGFGNNAPEMWLMWYKWHLRTVCNTILDYSVHVNNMSREDALHLLTKEAFQQQAEAEGKWKRVSVTSVQLTSYFTGYKEIINLREALQARQGKDFNLKAFHEQFLSYGSAPVKYIREQMLK; this comes from the coding sequence ATGAAAAAAACAGTTTTGTTCATGCTGGCCCTGGCGGCCGGCTTTTCGGCGTGCAGGCCCGGAACCGGCGGCCATAGCAGCAATGCAGATTCCACCGCCAGCAATGTCTTTCACGCTTACACGCTCCGCTTTGCAGATGCCGCGCTGAAACAATGGCCCGACTTTGCCACCGGCGCCGGTTATCATGCCTATGACACCGTGCTGGTGATCCCCGGCAAAGCACAGCAGGCGGCAGACCTGGATTTTGTAAAAGCCCAGCTGGATTCCCTGGCCAGCTATGACACCACAAAACTGGACGCCAATAATCTCACGGATTATTACCTGATCCGCAACCAGCTGCAATCCACCAAATGGGAGATCAGTACCCAGAAAAGCTTTGAGTGGGATCCCGGCACCTACAATGTGAGCGGCACCTTTGCCACCCTGCTCAATGAACATTACGCCCCACTGGACCAGCGCCTGCAAAGCTTTTATGTACGGCTGGCCAACGTACCCGCGTATTATGAAGCTGCCAAAACCCTGGTCAACAATCCCGCACCCGAACTGCAATCCCTCGCGATCGATCAAAACCTGGGCGGTCTTTCCATCTTTGAAAAAGACCTGGCCGATTCCCTGCATCAATCCACCCTGCCGGATAGCCTGCAAAAAAATATCCTGGCCCGCGCCAAAACCGCTGCTGCTGCCATCCGCGGTTATGCGGACTGGCTGAAGGCCCTGAAACCCGCGCAGCCACGCAGTTTCCGCCTGGGCAAGGCGCTTTATGAACAGAAGTTCCAATACAATATCCAGAGCACTTTCACCGCTGCACAGATCTATGATGCTGCCGTGGCCCGCAAGCAATACCTGCATGGGGAAATGGCCAAGATCAGCCGCCAGCTCTGGCCCAGATATTTTGGGCAGCAGCCCATGCCGGCAGACTCCCTGGAACTGATCGGCCGGATGATAGACACCCTGTCTACCGTGCACGTAAAACCGGAAGATTTCCAGCATGCCATCTCGGAAGAGATTCCCCGGCTGGAGGCCTTCATCAAAGAAAAGAACCTGCTGTACCTGGATGCTTCCAAACCCCTGGTGGTGCGCAAAGAGCCCGCCTACATGGCAGGGGTGGCCGGCGCCAGCATCAGCGCCCCCGGCCCGTTCGACAAGAATGGCAATACCTACTTCAACGTGGGCAGCCTGGCAGGATGGCCCAAAGAAAAAGCAGAAAGCTACCTGCGTGAGTACAACCAATACATCCTGCAGATCCTTTGCATCCACGAAGCCATCCCTGGCCATTACACGCAGCTGGTATACTCCAACCAGTCCCCCAGCCTGATCAAATCCCTGCTGGGCAATGGTGCCATGGTGGAAGGCTGGGCCGTGTACACGGAGCAGATGATGCTGGAAAACGGTTTTGGCAACAACGCGCCTGAAATGTGGCTGATGTGGTACAAATGGCACCTGCGCACCGTGTGCAACACCATCCTGGATTACAGTGTACACGTAAACAATATGAGCAGGGAAGATGCCCTGCACCTGCTCACCAAAGAAGCCTTCCAGCAACAGGCGGAAGCCGAGGGCAAATGGAAGCGCGTGAGCGTGACCAGCGTGCAGCTCACCAGTTACTTCACCGGTTACAAAGAGATCATCAACCTCCGCGAAGCCCTGCAAGCCAGGCAGGGCAAGGATTTCAACCTGAAAGCCTTCCACGAGCAGTTCCTCAGCTACGGTAGCGCACCGGTAAAATATATCAGGGAGCAGATGTTGAAGTAG
- the dcd gene encoding dCTP deaminase → MILSDKRILEEISKGTILIEPFDRKYLGTNSYDVHLGKYLATYKDRVLDARAHNTIEHFEIPEEGFVLHPGTLYLGVTAEYTETHAHVPFLEGKSSTGRLGIDIHATAGKGDVGFCNTWTLEISCAQPVRIYHGMPIGQLIYFVVEGEVETFYNKKGNAKYNGRTIRPVESMMWKNDF, encoded by the coding sequence ATGATCCTGTCCGATAAGCGCATTCTTGAAGAAATTTCCAAAGGTACCATCCTCATCGAGCCATTTGACCGCAAGTATCTGGGAACAAATTCCTATGATGTGCACCTGGGCAAATACCTGGCTACTTATAAGGACCGTGTGCTGGATGCGCGGGCCCATAACACCATTGAACATTTCGAGATCCCGGAAGAAGGCTTTGTGCTGCACCCAGGCACCCTGTACCTGGGCGTTACGGCAGAATATACCGAAACCCACGCCCACGTGCCTTTCCTGGAAGGCAAGTCCAGTACCGGCCGCCTGGGCATTGACATCCATGCCACCGCCGGCAAGGGGGATGTAGGTTTCTGCAACACCTGGACCCTGGAAATTTCCTGCGCCCAGCCCGTACGCATTTACCACGGCATGCCCATTGGCCAGCTGATCTACTTTGTGGTGGAAGGCGAAGTGGAAACTTTCTACAACAAAAAGGGCAATGCCAAATACAACGGCCGCACCATCCGCCCGGTAGAAAGCATGATGTGGAAAAACGACTTTTAA
- a CDS encoding 4'-phosphopantetheinyl transferase family protein, producing MPLIRTIQIDPGTRLGVWQIAESADFFETRVQVQSAIHHPHKRLQHLAGRYLLTSLFADFPIADIRITHNRKPVLTDGRFHFSISHCGDYAAAIISRTCSVGIDIEQMQPTIEKISGKFLNAAERAFIDPARTLAHKTICWSAKEAVYKWYGLGGIDFRADIRLLPFPCRPAGFIHCDFEKEEDKALLHLQYLLENDLCLAWTLATEGACAPLSPGSK from the coding sequence ATGCCTTTAATACGTACCATACAAATTGATCCCGGGACGCGGCTGGGTGTGTGGCAGATAGCAGAATCCGCGGATTTTTTTGAGACCAGGGTACAGGTGCAATCCGCCATCCATCACCCGCACAAGCGCCTCCAGCACCTGGCCGGCCGCTACCTGCTCACCAGCCTTTTTGCAGACTTTCCTATTGCAGACATCCGGATAACCCATAACCGCAAGCCGGTGCTTACAGACGGGCGTTTCCACTTTTCCATTTCACACTGCGGGGATTATGCCGCGGCCATCATCAGCCGTACCTGCAGCGTGGGCATTGACATAGAACAAATGCAGCCCACCATTGAAAAGATCTCCGGCAAGTTCCTCAATGCTGCGGAACGCGCTTTCATAGACCCGGCGCGCACCCTGGCACACAAGACCATTTGCTGGAGCGCCAAGGAAGCCGTGTACAAATGGTATGGGCTGGGAGGCATTGATTTCCGGGCAGACATCCGCCTGCTGCCTTTTCCCTGCCGCCCTGCGGGCTTCATCCACTGCGATTTTGAAAAAGAGGAAGACAAAGCCCTGCTGCATTTACAATACCTGCTGGAAAACGATCTTTGCCTGGCCTGGACCCTGGCCACGGAAGGGGCCTGCGCACCGCTATCGCCCGGCTCGAAATAG
- a CDS encoding shikimate kinase produces the protein MKIFLLGFMGAGKSFWGKQLADQYHLPFYDLDEVIVQDEEMAVSDIFATKGEEYFRRKESNLLRELSKQDKFLISCGGGTPCLQENIDLMNERGTTIWIHPSIQVMTERLLRKKSKRPLIADMPDEEVPDFIEMKLSERRPFYEQAQIIIDQDDISLDTFAEKLANA, from the coding sequence TTGAAAATCTTTTTACTTGGCTTTATGGGCGCCGGAAAATCCTTCTGGGGCAAGCAACTCGCAGACCAATACCATCTCCCTTTCTATGACCTGGATGAAGTAATTGTGCAGGATGAAGAAATGGCCGTCAGCGATATTTTTGCAACAAAAGGAGAGGAGTACTTCCGCCGCAAGGAAAGCAACCTGCTGCGCGAACTTTCCAAACAGGATAAGTTCCTCATTTCCTGCGGAGGCGGCACGCCCTGCCTGCAGGAAAACATTGACCTGATGAACGAGCGGGGCACCACCATCTGGATCCATCCATCCATCCAGGTGATGACGGAGCGCCTGCTGCGCAAGAAGTCCAAACGCCCGCTGATAGCTGATATGCCGGATGAAGAAGTGCCGGACTTCATAGAAATGAAACTGAGCGAGCGCCGTCCTTTTTATGAGCAGGCCCAGATCATCATAGACCAGGATGATATTTCTTTAGATACCTTTGCGGAAAAATTAGCAAATGCATAA
- a CDS encoding DUF423 domain-containing protein, which produces MHKGFLVWAAVMGALAVTFGAFGAHKLKELVTPDAVATFQTGVQYQFYHVFALLAVAILFNWMPGPQLTWAGRLFIMGTLLFSGSLYAIVLCKAANVEFPRIIGVVTPLGGLCYIIGWVLLLLAVLKWK; this is translated from the coding sequence ATGCATAAAGGCTTTTTAGTGTGGGCGGCCGTGATGGGCGCCCTGGCAGTAACCTTCGGCGCGTTTGGTGCCCATAAACTGAAAGAACTGGTGACGCCGGATGCGGTGGCCACTTTCCAGACCGGTGTGCAGTACCAGTTCTACCATGTATTTGCTTTGCTGGCCGTGGCCATCCTGTTTAACTGGATGCCCGGTCCCCAGCTCACCTGGGCAGGCCGCCTGTTCATTATGGGCACCCTGCTCTTCTCCGGCTCCCTGTACGCCATCGTGTTGTGCAAGGCCGCCAACGTGGAGTTTCCCCGCATCATTGGTGTGGTTACACCGCTCGGGGGGCTATGCTACATCATCGGTTGGGTGCTGCTGCTGCTGGCCGTACTGAAATGGAAATAG
- a CDS encoding alpha/beta hydrolase family protein — translation MKNAAGTDVHHTFDPSLKTHYMKYGFALLVALLTGTAAMAQDIPDISGNWYSVLSMQGHKLRLNIFLDRTSDTSYTGTFFSPDQVKQGFPINHASLHGDTLAFAVPMVGGSFRGIWDFRASAYIGSFKQGGLSLPLGFSRVETTEADIKHNRPQTPKPPFNYLSQEILVHNDSAKVTLAGTFTRPNRNKRYTTVILITGSGPQDRDETLFDHKPFWIIADQLAKEGIATLRLDDRGVGASTGNYSTATISDFASDVRAAMAYLRTRPDVDVQHIGLLGHSEGAQVMQVVAADNPYVAFCVSLSGPGVPGADLMLKQNELVYRSMNATPEQIKTRLDYMKNILGIMSTETDKTALSKKLTDEVKREYAALPDSVKAGVPEAQYVFSNVAGFSRPELLSIVRFNPADYLPRIHCPFLAINGSRDIQVDATQNLNGIDALLRQGGNNRITIRKFEGLNHLLQECQECTVAEYETLEQSISPNVVDFISNWLTLLPTLQSK, via the coding sequence ATGAAAAATGCAGCAGGAACGGATGTGCATCATACATTTGACCCATCGCTCAAAACGCACTACATGAAATACGGTTTCGCTCTCCTGGTCGCTCTACTGACCGGCACTGCCGCCATGGCACAGGATATCCCCGACATCTCCGGCAACTGGTACAGCGTGCTTAGCATGCAAGGCCACAAGTTGCGCCTCAATATTTTCCTGGACCGCACCTCAGACACCAGCTATACCGGCACCTTTTTCAGCCCGGACCAGGTAAAGCAGGGCTTTCCCATCAACCACGCTTCCCTGCATGGCGATACCCTGGCCTTTGCCGTACCTATGGTAGGGGGCAGCTTCCGTGGCATCTGGGATTTCCGCGCCAGCGCTTACATTGGCAGTTTTAAACAAGGGGGGCTTAGCCTGCCCCTGGGCTTCAGCCGCGTGGAAACCACGGAGGCCGATATCAAACACAATCGTCCGCAGACACCCAAACCACCTTTCAATTATTTATCACAGGAAATACTGGTGCACAACGACAGCGCGAAAGTAACGCTGGCAGGCACTTTCACCCGGCCCAACCGCAACAAGCGCTATACTACCGTGATCCTCATTACCGGCTCCGGCCCGCAGGACCGCGATGAAACCCTGTTTGACCACAAGCCATTCTGGATCATTGCAGACCAGCTGGCCAAGGAAGGTATTGCCACCCTGCGCCTGGACGACCGCGGTGTAGGCGCTTCTACCGGTAATTACAGCACGGCCACCATCAGCGATTTTGCCAGCGACGTGCGCGCCGCCATGGCTTACCTGCGCACCCGCCCGGATGTGGATGTACAGCACATTGGCCTCCTGGGCCACAGTGAAGGCGCCCAGGTAATGCAGGTGGTAGCGGCAGACAATCCGTACGTGGCCTTTTGCGTTTCCCTTTCGGGCCCCGGTGTACCGGGCGCAGACCTGATGCTGAAACAGAATGAACTGGTGTACCGCTCTATGAATGCTACGCCGGAGCAGATAAAGACCCGGCTGGATTATATGAAGAACATCCTCGGCATCATGAGCACGGAAACGGATAAAACGGCCTTATCCAAAAAACTGACGGACGAAGTGAAGCGCGAATACGCGGCCCTGCCGGACTCTGTGAAAGCCGGTGTGCCGGAAGCGCAATATGTTTTTTCCAACGTAGCTGGCTTCAGCCGCCCGGAACTCTTGTCCATCGTGCGTTTTAATCCGGCAGATTATTTGCCAAGGATCCATTGCCCTTTCCTGGCCATCAACGGCAGCCGTGACATCCAGGTGGATGCCACCCAGAACCTGAATGGTATTGATGCATTATTGCGCCAGGGGGGAAATAACCGGATCACGATCCGTAAATTTGAGGGACTGAATCACCTCCTGCAGGAATGCCAGGAATGTACCGTGGCCGAATATGAAACCTTAGAGCAATCTATTTCGCCCAACGTGGTGGACTTTATCAGCAATTGGCTTACCTTATTACCGACCCTGCAGTCGAAATAA